From Echinicola soli, a single genomic window includes:
- a CDS encoding DUF1573 domain-containing protein — MKKLILIFAVAFSAFAVQAQSETEKATAEKEVVKGPVITFEETEKDFGEITQGTKVEHTFKFTNTGTEVLKISNVAATCGCTVPNWPKEPVAPGKTGEIKVSFNSAGKMGKQRSVVRIYSNASEPIEKVALISNVTKDGK, encoded by the coding sequence ATGAAAAAGTTAATTCTAATTTTTGCCGTGGCGTTTTCAGCATTTGCTGTGCAGGCACAAAGTGAAACTGAAAAGGCTACCGCCGAGAAAGAAGTAGTAAAGGGGCCAGTGATTACCTTCGAAGAGACCGAAAAGGACTTTGGTGAAATCACGCAAGGAACCAAGGTGGAACACACCTTTAAGTTTACCAACACTGGAACGGAAGTGCTCAAAATATCAAATGTAGCCGCTACGTGCGGATGTACCGTGCCAAATTGGCCAAAAGAACCGGTGGCTCCAGGGAAAACTGGTGAAATCAAGGTGAGCTTTAACTCTGCAGGGAAAATGGGCAAGCAACGTAGCGTCGTGAGAATTTACTCCAATGCTTCTGAGCCTATTGAAAAGGTAGCATTGATCTCCAATGTGACCAAAGACGGAAAATAA
- a CDS encoding HAD family hydrolase — MNNKDLTFIFDLNGTIIDDMHFHTKAWHQLFNEDLGANLSWEEVKVEMYGKNPEVLDRVFGKGRFTEQEADQWSMEKEKRYQQEYKPHLSLIKGLGGFFETAEKAGVKMALGTAAIPFNVDFALDNLDIRKYFSAIVTADDVKLSKPHPDTFVMAAEALGREPEDCVVFEDAPKGVEAAQNAGMKAVVLTTAHPREDFDQYSNVLAFIEDYDDPFIKELI; from the coding sequence ATGAATAACAAAGATTTGACGTTTATTTTTGACCTGAACGGTACCATAATAGATGATATGCATTTTCACACTAAAGCTTGGCACCAGCTGTTCAATGAGGACTTGGGCGCCAATCTCAGCTGGGAAGAAGTGAAAGTAGAGATGTACGGAAAGAATCCGGAAGTTTTGGACAGGGTTTTCGGAAAGGGGCGTTTTACTGAGCAGGAAGCAGATCAATGGTCCATGGAAAAAGAGAAAAGGTACCAGCAGGAATATAAACCCCATTTGTCCTTGATCAAAGGGCTGGGCGGGTTTTTTGAAACAGCAGAAAAAGCTGGAGTGAAAATGGCCCTTGGGACGGCAGCCATTCCCTTCAATGTGGATTTTGCACTGGATAACCTGGATATCAGAAAGTACTTCTCCGCCATCGTCACTGCAGATGATGTGAAGCTGAGCAAGCCCCATCCAGATACTTTTGTGATGGCAGCAGAAGCCCTGGGAAGGGAGCCGGAGGATTGTGTTGTTTTTGAAGATGCACCGAAAGGGGTGGAAGCAGCCCAGAATGCAGGTATGAAAGCTGTGGTACTTACCACTGCGCACCCCAGAGAGGACTTCGATCAATATTCCAATGTGCTGGCCTTCATTGAGGATTATGACGATCCCTTTATAAAGGAGTTGATCTAA
- a CDS encoding DUF3822 family protein, with product MSNTSGLSLLFYPQRLIVLAKNQNGLVIGVNDYPFVEKNELEMILQKDLFISQKASHCEATLYVYSPDFCLVPSVLFDASEAETYLNFSTKTDGTDSFYSSLNEDQLVIVGGIEKATLAIFSKYVNNLSLKHGSSLAITYLLGEKPLMLNQELAVIIEDNEVYIAGFTNKELKFFNRFEVRNNQDFLKYSFSVLHQLAFDRMHCKITLCGNLEEINVQEQVLRKYFKNMEITSPKPTQNYLPGAESFRETKKLEAFWAS from the coding sequence GTGTCAAACACGTCAGGTTTATCGCTTTTATTTTATCCGCAAAGGCTGATCGTACTGGCCAAAAACCAAAACGGCTTGGTCATTGGGGTAAATGACTACCCCTTTGTGGAAAAAAATGAACTAGAAATGATCTTGCAAAAAGACTTGTTCATTTCACAAAAGGCCAGTCACTGCGAAGCCACGCTCTACGTTTATTCACCTGATTTTTGTTTGGTTCCCAGCGTATTGTTTGATGCCTCTGAAGCAGAAACCTATCTTAACTTCAGTACCAAAACTGACGGTACCGATTCATTTTACTCAAGTCTAAATGAAGATCAGCTCGTCATCGTAGGAGGCATCGAAAAAGCTACGTTAGCCATCTTTAGCAAGTATGTCAATAACCTTAGTCTAAAGCATGGCAGTAGCCTCGCCATTACTTATTTGCTTGGAGAGAAACCTCTAATGCTCAATCAGGAACTTGCAGTGATAATTGAGGATAATGAAGTCTACATTGCAGGTTTCACGAATAAAGAGTTGAAATTTTTCAACCGGTTTGAAGTGCGGAACAATCAGGATTTTCTAAAATACAGTTTCAGTGTTCTTCACCAATTGGCATTCGACAGGATGCACTGTAAAATCACCCTTTGCGGAAACTTGGAAGAAATCAACGTCCAGGAACAAGTACTTCGAAAGTATTTCAAGAACATGGAAATTACCTCTCCAAAACCCACCCAAAATTATCTCCCAGGAGCCGAAAGCTTTAGGGAAACCAAAAAACTGGAAGCCTTTTGGGCAAGCTGA
- a CDS encoding NUDIX domain-containing protein: MQNLEKEINEKFGGRLRTRVNGVLILEDKILMVKHHMGNGKCFWNVPGGGMDYQSTAPENLKREFLEETGFMIQIGPLLTVTEFLKPPLHAVELFFEVSKESGQLKRGTDPELPDHAQLIEDVRFMSLEEINQIPNDEKHHLFWKIKSLNDIRIWKGYFNFENKCIK; the protein is encoded by the coding sequence ATGCAGAATTTAGAAAAAGAAATCAATGAGAAATTTGGGGGTAGATTACGCACGAGGGTAAATGGCGTTCTCATCCTGGAAGACAAGATCTTGATGGTCAAGCATCATATGGGTAACGGAAAATGCTTTTGGAATGTCCCTGGAGGGGGCATGGACTACCAATCCACCGCTCCCGAAAACCTCAAAAGGGAGTTTTTGGAAGAAACTGGGTTCATGATCCAAATAGGTCCTTTATTAACGGTTACCGAATTTCTCAAACCACCCCTTCATGCAGTGGAGCTTTTTTTTGAAGTCTCCAAAGAATCAGGTCAATTGAAAAGGGGAACCGATCCTGAACTCCCAGATCACGCACAACTAATTGAAGATGTGCGCTTCATGAGTTTAGAGGAAATAAACCAAATTCCCAATGATGAAAAACATCATCTTTTTTGGAAGATAAAATCGCTGAATGACATAAGAATATGGAAAGGATATTTTAATTTTGAAAATAAATGCATAAAATAG
- a CDS encoding DUF294 nucleotidyltransferase-like domain-containing protein, with the protein MVYFTKPFTALPETAQNQLSQKFKEVKYAKSQRLYLQNQSGIEGFDFIVEGGFEGYFYDRNQKKRRIEQYGPGAWFGGISLLYNKGISLQTVDTLPNTKVMRLTPEEFHLICQEQQTFRDHFVREFGERMLEPEFVHFIKGATYYPQQNNITSDTFYTQKVGSLNPRELVTAQAQSTIAEAAKIMGEEKTSCIFITDEADSIIGYVTDITLRDQVIAQNIPTTTPVAEITKRDIVSIDADAYIYESLLLMFQTKTRYLLVENEGKFTGFISRTKLLSEQSQSPFLFIQSVKQATSVGELREKWSQVPAIVEQLLQRGVKSETVNQVITTVSDTIALRVIDDVIHEVGPPPSKFVFITLGSEGRKEQTLKTDQDNAIIYEDKANEHREEVRAYFLDFADKISSHLDTIGFSFCKGGFMAKNPKWTHSLSHWKRNYDAWMMESTQETVMKYSTFFDNRPIYGDFSILDELHGYMDKQLDVPLERFFFNMATNALQYEPPLTFFKGIRTFTVGEQKVFDIKKAMTPIVDITRVFALKDKIFLTNTGERLDALAKTNHITEEELLELKQAYYYLMGLRLDRQAKQIMLDKMEPENFISIDSLTKIEKVTLIEIFKVIKNFQMKVKIAFTNTIF; encoded by the coding sequence ATGGTATATTTTACCAAGCCATTTACAGCACTCCCTGAAACTGCTCAAAATCAACTCAGCCAAAAATTCAAGGAAGTAAAATACGCCAAATCCCAGCGGCTATACCTCCAAAACCAATCTGGCATTGAGGGATTTGATTTTATCGTCGAGGGAGGGTTTGAAGGATACTTTTATGACCGCAACCAAAAGAAGCGGCGAATAGAACAGTATGGGCCGGGCGCTTGGTTTGGGGGAATTTCGCTACTGTACAACAAAGGAATCTCCTTACAGACGGTGGACACCCTGCCCAATACCAAGGTGATGCGCCTCACTCCAGAGGAATTCCACCTGATTTGTCAAGAACAACAAACATTCAGGGATCATTTTGTAAGGGAATTTGGTGAACGCATGCTGGAGCCTGAATTCGTGCACTTCATCAAAGGCGCCACCTATTATCCCCAACAAAACAACATCACTTCCGACACGTTCTATACGCAAAAAGTTGGCTCGCTAAATCCGCGCGAATTGGTCACTGCACAAGCACAATCCACCATAGCCGAAGCCGCCAAGATCATGGGCGAGGAAAAAACCAGCTGTATTTTCATCACTGATGAAGCAGACAGCATCATCGGCTATGTCACAGACATCACCCTGCGGGACCAGGTCATCGCACAGAATATTCCCACTACTACTCCTGTGGCAGAAATCACCAAAAGGGATATCGTGTCCATTGACGCGGATGCTTATATCTATGAATCCCTGCTCCTGATGTTCCAAACCAAAACCCGCTATCTCTTGGTGGAAAATGAAGGGAAGTTTACGGGATTTATTTCCCGGACCAAACTCCTCAGTGAGCAGTCACAATCGCCCTTTCTTTTTATCCAATCCGTAAAACAGGCCACTTCTGTGGGTGAACTTCGGGAAAAATGGAGCCAGGTGCCGGCCATTGTGGAGCAATTGCTTCAGCGAGGTGTCAAGTCCGAAACAGTCAATCAGGTCATCACCACCGTCTCCGATACCATTGCCCTTCGTGTGATAGATGATGTTATCCATGAAGTAGGCCCCCCGCCTTCCAAGTTTGTGTTTATCACATTGGGAAGTGAAGGCCGCAAAGAACAAACCCTCAAAACCGATCAGGACAACGCGATCATTTACGAGGACAAAGCCAACGAACACCGTGAAGAGGTTCGGGCATATTTCCTGGACTTTGCCGACAAAATCTCCTCTCATTTGGATACCATTGGTTTCAGCTTTTGCAAAGGCGGGTTCATGGCCAAAAACCCCAAATGGACCCATTCACTCTCCCACTGGAAGCGCAACTATGATGCCTGGATGATGGAGTCCACACAAGAGACGGTCATGAAGTATTCCACTTTCTTCGACAACCGTCCGATTTATGGGGACTTCAGCATTTTGGATGAGCTGCACGGCTACATGGACAAGCAGCTGGATGTCCCGCTGGAACGCTTTTTCTTTAACATGGCCACCAATGCCCTGCAATACGAACCTCCCCTGACCTTTTTCAAGGGGATCAGGACATTCACTGTTGGTGAGCAAAAGGTCTTTGATATCAAAAAGGCCATGACGCCCATTGTGGACATCACCCGGGTGTTTGCGCTCAAAGACAAGATTTTCCTGACCAATACGGGCGAACGACTAGATGCCCTTGCTAAGACCAATCATATCACAGAAGAAGAACTCTTGGAACTTAAACAAGCCTATTATTACCTGATGGGACTGCGACTGGACCGGCAAGCCAAACAGATCATGCTGGACAAAATGGAACCCGAAAACTTCATCAGCATCGACAGCCTCACCAAAATCGAAAAGGTAACCCTCATCGAAATCTTCAAAGTGATCAAAAACTTCCAGATGAAAGTGAAGATTGCCTTTACCAATACGATTTTTTAA
- a CDS encoding SGNH/GDSL hydrolase family protein: MKTLSLFSTLISLLSIGLSACATNGTNLSPTPYSSQTPKNKDMTNPTEALTYLALGDSYTIGEGVSDNETYPAQLTKSLTAKGVNITLSKIIATTGWTTDELQQGIDSAHIEGNTYSIVSLLIGVNNQYRGRSVENYKLEFEALLDQAIHFADGNTNRVVVISIPDWGVTQFAEQQQVDKEKIAAEIDSYNQAQRQITEERGVTFVDITTEYRQIGHLEENLTSDGLHPSGNIYRSWSQQLAETLIERL; the protein is encoded by the coding sequence ATGAAAACCCTATCGCTCTTTTCGACCTTAATCAGCCTGCTGTCAATCGGACTTTCAGCCTGCGCCACCAATGGCACCAATCTTTCACCAACCCCCTATTCATCACAAACACCCAAAAACAAGGACATGACCAATCCTACTGAAGCATTGACCTACCTGGCACTTGGAGACTCTTACACCATTGGTGAAGGTGTCAGTGATAACGAAACCTATCCTGCCCAATTGACCAAATCACTCACCGCCAAGGGGGTTAACATTACGCTATCTAAGATCATCGCCACCACCGGCTGGACCACTGACGAACTCCAACAAGGCATTGATTCTGCCCATATTGAAGGCAACACTTACTCGATCGTCAGCCTCCTCATCGGTGTCAATAATCAGTACAGAGGCCGATCTGTAGAAAATTACAAACTGGAATTCGAAGCGCTATTGGACCAAGCCATCCATTTTGCCGATGGCAACACCAACCGGGTCGTGGTCATTTCAATCCCTGACTGGGGCGTCACCCAGTTTGCCGAGCAGCAGCAAGTGGACAAGGAAAAAATAGCGGCTGAAATTGACTCCTATAACCAAGCTCAACGACAAATCACGGAAGAAAGGGGCGTTACATTCGTGGACATCACTACCGAATACCGCCAAATTGGCCACTTGGAAGAAAACCTTACTTCCGATGGACTCCATCCCAGTGGAAATATCTACCGCTCTTGGTCACAGCAACTGGCTGAAACTTTGATTGAAAGATTGTAA
- a CDS encoding ATP-dependent DNA helicase, protein MNKDNQDIPKPASLIRQNFPHEPTEGQRAFFGLMDTFLDKDFDKKPTFILRGYAGTGKTSVIAAVVKSLARLNFRSLLLAPTGRAAKVMSAYSGRMGFTIHKIIYRPKEQEGFAGAGFDLQKNYYKNTVFIVDEASMLADDALGGSNLLRDLLQYVFQHSTNRLILIGDTAQLPPVSSENSPALDGNYLIQHYGLDVLEAELTEVMRQQLDSGILYNATELRKEVIKKEPVISFTIKGFPDFYKMTSERLEDGLRYAYNKYGVENTIIITRSNKAAVQYNQYIRRAIHFYEEEISTGDMLMIVRNNYTYMAESDKVSFLANGDFVEVVKIRSFEEMYGLRFATLELRLIDYPEESFFEAKVILDTLYTSSTALSAEASRELYRQVTEDYAGVENRKERREYIKKDPYLNALQVKFAYALTCHKSQGGQWNAVFVDQGYVTEDQLDTAYIRWLYTALTRATAEVFLVNFHANFFVG, encoded by the coding sequence ATGAATAAAGATAATCAAGATATTCCGAAACCAGCGAGCCTGATACGTCAAAATTTCCCACATGAGCCCACAGAGGGCCAAAGGGCTTTCTTTGGCTTGATGGATACCTTCTTGGATAAGGATTTTGATAAGAAGCCTACGTTTATTCTCAGGGGATATGCAGGGACAGGAAAGACTTCCGTGATCGCAGCCGTGGTGAAGTCTTTGGCCCGATTGAATTTCCGCTCATTGCTTTTGGCGCCTACAGGGAGGGCAGCCAAGGTAATGTCTGCTTATTCTGGAAGGATGGGCTTTACCATCCATAAGATCATTTACCGTCCAAAGGAGCAAGAGGGATTTGCCGGAGCTGGTTTTGACCTGCAGAAGAACTACTATAAAAACACGGTATTTATCGTGGACGAGGCTTCTATGTTGGCAGATGATGCCCTTGGGGGAAGCAACTTGCTGCGGGATCTGTTGCAGTACGTTTTTCAGCACTCCACCAATAGGCTGATTTTGATTGGCGATACGGCTCAATTGCCACCAGTGAGCAGCGAAAACAGTCCTGCGCTGGACGGGAATTACCTTATCCAACATTATGGTCTGGATGTCCTGGAAGCCGAGCTTACCGAGGTAATGCGGCAGCAATTGGACTCGGGAATCCTCTACAATGCCACTGAGCTGAGAAAAGAGGTGATCAAGAAGGAACCTGTCATTTCGTTTACAATCAAAGGGTTTCCTGATTTTTATAAAATGACCAGTGAACGGTTGGAGGATGGTCTGCGCTATGCCTATAATAAATATGGAGTGGAAAACACCATCATCATTACACGATCCAATAAAGCAGCCGTACAATATAACCAGTATATCCGTAGGGCGATTCACTTTTACGAAGAGGAAATTTCTACAGGGGATATGCTGATGATCGTGAGGAATAATTATACCTATATGGCCGAATCCGACAAGGTGAGTTTTTTGGCAAATGGTGATTTTGTGGAAGTGGTAAAAATCCGCTCTTTTGAGGAAATGTACGGGCTGAGGTTTGCGACATTGGAGCTGAGACTGATTGACTATCCCGAGGAGTCTTTTTTCGAGGCAAAGGTCATCTTGGACACGCTCTATACTTCATCTACTGCCCTTAGTGCAGAAGCTTCAAGGGAATTGTACCGACAGGTAACAGAAGATTACGCAGGGGTGGAGAACAGAAAAGAACGACGTGAATACATCAAGAAAGATCCTTATCTCAATGCATTACAGGTGAAATTTGCCTATGCGCTAACCTGTCATAAGAGTCAGGGAGGGCAGTGGAATGCCGTCTTCGTAGATCAAGGTTATGTGACAGAAGATCAGTTGGATACTGCTTATATTCGGTGGTTGTACACCGCCTTGACCAGGGCTACAGCAGAGGTGTTTTTAGTGAATTTTCATGCCAATTTCTTTGTGGGATGA